In the genome of Anabaena cylindrica PCC 7122, the window GTTTTCATCTTGTCGATTTCTTTTTCTGCTGTTACATCCCGAATGAGGATGACTGAGCCTAGCCACACCGCTGCCTCATTCCCAGATGCTTTTTTGAAGATTGTAGTAGCCAAAGCTTGACCAACTTTTCCTGCTGCGAGATTGACCTCAGCGGTGAATATCTCTTGCTGCTGCTGGCAGGTCTGTTGTACTAAATTAGCGATTTCAGCTTGAGAAATTTCTCGACAGTCTTTTCCTTTGAGATCAATGTCTCCGAGTTGGAACATTTTTAGCAAAGCCGGGTTGAAGCGTGTGATATTTCCAGCCGTGTTGGTTACAAGTAGGCCATCTGCTAGATTGTCAATGATAGCGGTCAGGTCAGCAAATGTTGATTGCAGTTCTGTGTCTGTTTGTTGCCGTCGCCAGTGGGATAGGGTTAATAACCATACTCCCACCCCGATTAACCCACCTAAAACAATGTATAAAAGCAGGAGTTGATAAAAGGCTCTCTGCGATCGCGCATTCAACACAACAGAAGGAACATGAGTCAATATTTTCCAGCGGTAAGACTTGGCATCAACCTTGCCTCGACTGGAATCGAAAGCGCGGGTTGCCCCTGTACTGGATTTAGCCCCCTGCACTGCCAGTAGTGGATACAGGGTTTTAAAGGTGAATAACCCATCAGTTGTTTGTAACTGTCCTGACTCCTGTGTACTGATTCGCTGCCAGATATGAGGATAAGCTTTGGCAAAAGTCTGGTCTTCACGGTCTTCGTACATGAAGCCCCACTCATCTTCTGGTTTTGAACCCTTGAGCCAATAACCATCAGTATTGAGTAGCAACGTTTCACCTAAAGTTGTTGAGTTTTCTTTTTTCAAATTGTAGATAAACTTTTCACCCAGATAGTTCAACACAACAACTCCTCGTTTCTGACCCTGGGCATCAAAAACAGGTGTGCCAAACCGAATCATCGGCTTGAGTGGTTGTTCAATCTGGCCTCGCTCAATATTGAGATCTAGGGGGGAAATAAAGACCTCTCCTGATTTGAGGGAAATAGTGTCTTTAAACCAGTAGCGTTTTGCCTGGACTTGCAGTTTTTCTTCAGGGACAATGCGGGGCTGACCTTGGTTAAAGTTGACTCTGACAACTTCTTTCCCAGTTACGTCCAGAAAACGAATTTGGTCGTAGAGTTGCTTGTGTTGAGAAAGGGAAAGATACTCTTGAGCGATCGCTTGTTTTAATTTCAGTATTTCAGTTGGACTTACAGATGGATTGAGCATTGACTGTAACTCGTTCTGATTAGCCAGAAACATCAAATCTGACTTGATTAAATTGAAGTCACTGGCAGCCGTTTTCGCTTGCAAGTCAACGTTACGGGTTTCGTTGATGGAGATGGCAACCTGTTCAGCCTTACTTTCTGCTTGGTGAATGATTCGCAGCACACCCCCAAGCAGGACAGACAGCGGCAAAAAGGTGATCAGAAATCGCTTGAGAATTCCTGGATGACCGATTTTAGGAAATTGAGAGTTTCTTAACATAAAAGATTTCTATAGGTGTTGATGTGAAAACGTGAACTCGATTCGATATTGAGATTTATTTATTGGTCAATGTGAGTAGGGTTAGCAGTAGGCAAGTAGGCCAACAAGGTGGCATAAAGCTTTAATGAAATTGGGTACTGTTGAAACATTTGGTAAATTTGATCAGGGGATGAAGTTTTAACATCTGTATTTTGCTGTAAAAGTCGCCGGATTAATTGAGCATGACGTATAAGTAAATCCGTTGGCTTGAGTATAGGAGTTGTGGAAGCAAAGAATCCATCTGCATCAGGAGTTGGGGATAGTTCATTGGTAACAGGTAGTGAAGTCTCTATTTTCGGTTCTGGGGATGAAATAGTACTATCATGCTCTTGAACATTGGTATTGATTGCAGTCACGGGAATCTGAATCCAAAATTCTGTCCCTGCACCCGGTTGAGAACGACACTTGAGAATTCCTCGGTGTCTATCCACAACAATTTGGTGGCTGATTGCCATGCCTAACCCTGTTCCTTTGCCTACCTCTTTTGTGGTGAAGAAGGGGTCATAAATTCGATGCAATACCTCCTCTTTCATACCCATTGCGTTGTCAGCAATGCGAATTACCACCCACTCCTGATCGAAGACTTCTGTCACAATCGTGATTTGAGGAATAGTGGTTATTTCTCCATTGTCTATTCCTGCCTCCAGAGCATCAATTGCATTAGATAGAATGTTCATAAACACCTGATTTAACTGTCCGGGGTAGCATTCAATCAGAGGAAGTTTTGCATAGTTTTTAACGATTTCAATTTCAGAATTGCAACTAGCTGCTTTGAGACGATGGCGAAGAATCATCAGTGTGCCATCAATACCATCATGGATGTTGACAGCTTTCATTTGAGCTTCGTCATGGCGGGAGAAATTTTTCAGAGATTTGACAATTTCCACAATCCGATCAGTACCCAACTTCATCGAATCCAGCAGTTTTGGTAGATCCTGGATAATAAATTCTAAATCTATAGTTTCTAAATCTGATTGCAAATTTAGAGGAGCAACTGGTAAAAATTGCTGATAGTCTTGTAGCAAATGTAATAGGTTTTTGGCGTATTCGGCAACATATCTTAAATTGCCACAAATAAAATTGAGGGGGTTATTGATTTCGTGGGCAACTCCAGCTACGAGTTGTCCTAAACTTGACATTTTTTCGCTTTGGATTAGCTGGGTTTGTGCCATTCGCAACTCATGTAGAGCTTGCTGAAGCTTTTCTGTTTGGGCTTTGGCTGCAACAGCCGCTTGACAACTCTGCTGGTAAAGTAAAGCTTTTTCAATAGCAATCGCACTTTGGGAGGCAAAGATACTCACCAGTTTAAGGTGTTCTGCTTTGTATGCGTCGGTTTTGATGGTGCCAATAGCGATCGCTCCCAGTACCCTGGACTTGGCTCTCAATGGCACACAAATCAAAGAGTTCATGTTGTTATTCTGCCCTCCTAATCGCGGATCAGTTTGCACATTATTGATGAGTTCTGCCCGACCAGATTGCACAACATGACCAATAATTCCCTGACCCGGTTGCGGCTGACTGTTAACAAAAAATACTCCAAATTCGGCAATGATTTTAAATGCAGTTGCATCTGAACTGAGGAGCAAAATCATCCCCGCAGATGATTCAATCAATTGACTCATTTCCTGAAGTACAAGTTGGGCAATCTCTTGTGTGTCCAAACTTGTAGTCAGTTGAGTGGAGATATCCTCAAATAAATCAATTTCCTGATATCTTTCCAACAATTCTTTAGCGAGTTCTTTCTTATCTGCTTCTTGTTTTGCCAGAACTGAGAGTAAAGCTGCCACTAGGTTGGCCTGTTTTTCCCCAACAACCCAACCGATTATTTTTCCTGAAATCTCAATTGGATATCTGTTGTCTGCAATTTGCTCTCCTATACTCATGAGTTTAGTGCCGTCTACCAATTCAATATCAATGGCAATATGCAACTGGTTTACTAAGTCTTGAAGCAAAGATGATAACTCTTTTTTGCTAAGAATTTTTTTAAGGCTAAATGTGGACATTAAACACCTCATTGAAAGCAGTTTGCAAATTGACTATATCTTCCTGGCAATAATAGGTAATAAGTAATAGGTAACAGAGTAAAAGATAGCCACGAATTAGAGAACTCCACAAAAAAGATGATCCAATTTGTGAAATCAAAACGACTTTTCCTCCCCCTGCTCCCTACCCTCACAAATACGGGATATTTTTTTATTTGCAAGTTTCTTAGTTTCCTATCACCTTTTCCCTTCCTACGCAAATCAATTCATCAATCAAACCGGATCATGTACTTCCTTGCTATCCGTTACTAAAACTGTAACCATCAACTGTTTATCTGCCAGTAAATGCGATAGTTAACGTCTGACACATCATCAGCGTCTAAATTGATGGGCAGTTAAAAAACAAATGAGGTAGTAGATGAACGTACAGAAATTTAGTGCTGTGCAAAAAAGTTTTTTACAAAGACGTTATGGCGTGAGTTTGGGCAGACGCTACGTTTTAGCGGCAGCCAGCGTTGTACTATTGAGTGTATTAGGCTATTCTCAAGTCGATAGTAGTCACAATTTTGCGAGTAAGTCTCGTCTACCTGATACAGAGTCTCAATTTACTAAAGATAATAAGCCGTTTTGATTTTTTGTTTCTGCCTCCCGTCTTCTATTTTCTTGAATTAGGTAAATTTGCGATGCCTTAAGCTACGCTATCAGAAATACTGAGGGAATTTTTAGCGTCAGCTTTTGCAGATTCTTCTGATGTTATGGGTGCAGCTATTTCCCCAGGAGAGGAGTTTTCTGTATCATTATGAATAATGATCGGAGGACGGACGGCGCTAATCACTGTTTTGATGACGACAGCACAGGGAACCGCTACAATTACGCCCAAAAGTCCGCCAATTCTCGCTCCAGTCAAGACAGAAATGAGAATCCAAACCGGATTTAAACCTGTAAAACTGCCTAAAATCCGGGGTGCAATAATATTTTCGAGAATTTGCTGTACTATGACTGCGGCTAATAAGACTCTTGTACCCATCCAAAAATCTTGTAGGCACACCAACAAAGTTGTGATGGCAATGCCCACAGAACCACCAAAGGGAATCAGAGCCATGATGCCAATAGTTAAGCCAAATAATAACCCATAAGGTACTTTTAACCACAAAAAGGTGGGAATGAGGGCCGAAGCCATACAGGTGGATAAAATTAACTGGGTGATAAAGAAGTTTTGAAAGCTCAGACGTACTGTTCGGGAAAAAGGGTCACGAAATTTAGCAGGTAGCCATTCTACTAAGCTTTGCCAGAGTTCACCACCATGCTGCAATAGATAAAAAGTCAAAACCATTGTCAGCAGGATGTCTAGCAGGCTGGTAAAGGTGACTACGGCTAGATTTAAAACTTGCCCTGCGATCGCTTGCAGTTGTCCCTTGACGCGATCATTAATTTGCACGACGATCGCATCAAGATTAATTGGTAAGCCCATGGTCTCGGCTTTTTCGTTTAAAATCATTAATTGCGATCGCCCTGAGTCAATCAACTCTGGTAA includes:
- a CDS encoding response regulator — its product is MLRNSQFPKIGHPGILKRFLITFLPLSVLLGGVLRIIHQAESKAEQVAISINETRNVDLQAKTAASDFNLIKSDLMFLANQNELQSMLNPSVSPTEILKLKQAIAQEYLSLSQHKQLYDQIRFLDVTGKEVVRVNFNQGQPRIVPEEKLQVQAKRYWFKDTISLKSGEVFISPLDLNIERGQIEQPLKPMIRFGTPVFDAQGQKRGVVVLNYLGEKFIYNLKKENSTTLGETLLLNTDGYWLKGSKPEDEWGFMYEDREDQTFAKAYPHIWQRISTQESGQLQTTDGLFTFKTLYPLLAVQGAKSSTGATRAFDSSRGKVDAKSYRWKILTHVPSVVLNARSQRAFYQLLLLYIVLGGLIGVGVWLLTLSHWRRQQTDTELQSTFADLTAIIDNLADGLLVTNTAGNITRFNPALLKMFQLGDIDLKGKDCREISQAEIANLVQQTCQQQQEIFTAEVNLAAGKVGQALATTIFKKASGNEAAVWLGSVILIRDVTAEKEIDKMKTDFISTVSHELRTPLTSVLGFASIIKEKLETNVFPLLSSEDRKLQKTIKRVSDNLNIIVSEAERLTSLINDVLDIAKMEAGKVEWQMQPLDPSELLDWATKSTSGLLESNGLKLISEVEPGLPQIIGDRNRLLQVLINLISNAIKFTASGSITCRIKQTKDGVCISIIDTGVGITPEDQSKVFEKFRQVGDTLTDKPKGTGLGLPICKQIIDHHGGRIWVESELNKGSTFSFTVPTQTSQQYSSSSLNLDTLVKQLKDHVITSNAVQNENRKTILVVDDDLNIRELLRQQLENEGYNVREAKDGVDAIHQIKTSRPDLILLDVMMPQINGFDVAAVLKNDPQTADIPIIMLSIIEDKERGYHIGIDRYLTKPIHTEKLLVEIGSLLSQGASTKKVLVVDKNASTLKTISDVLQTQGYSVIVASDPQECINKARSAKPDMIIIDSIFSQEADLVKALRFEKELENVVFIMLSDR
- a CDS encoding AI-2E family transporter, whose protein sequence is MQTRKLLDWWQKFTPIARIGAIALFAPLLVLNGWAILAIFNYFHSLIAILVGASVLAFLLNYPVSWMERHGARREQVAILVFLLALSILLALGVTLFPLALTQAQQLVARLPELIDSGRSQLMILNEKAETMGLPINLDAIVVQINDRVKGQLQAIAGQVLNLAVVTFTSLLDILLTMVLTFYLLQHGGELWQSLVEWLPAKFRDPFSRTVRLSFQNFFITQLILSTCMASALIPTFLWLKVPYGLLFGLTIGIMALIPFGGSVGIAITTLLVCLQDFWMGTRVLLAAVIVQQILENIIAPRILGSFTGLNPVWILISVLTGARIGGLLGVIVAVPCAVVIKTVISAVRPPIIIHNDTENSSPGEIAAPITSEESAKADAKNSLSISDSVA
- a CDS encoding ATP-binding protein; this encodes MSTFSLKKILSKKELSSLLQDLVNQLHIAIDIELVDGTKLMSIGEQIADNRYPIEISGKIIGWVVGEKQANLVAALLSVLAKQEADKKELAKELLERYQEIDLFEDISTQLTTSLDTQEIAQLVLQEMSQLIESSAGMILLLSSDATAFKIIAEFGVFFVNSQPQPGQGIIGHVVQSGRAELINNVQTDPRLGGQNNNMNSLICVPLRAKSRVLGAIAIGTIKTDAYKAEHLKLVSIFASQSAIAIEKALLYQQSCQAAVAAKAQTEKLQQALHELRMAQTQLIQSEKMSSLGQLVAGVAHEINNPLNFICGNLRYVAEYAKNLLHLLQDYQQFLPVAPLNLQSDLETIDLEFIIQDLPKLLDSMKLGTDRIVEIVKSLKNFSRHDEAQMKAVNIHDGIDGTLMILRHRLKAASCNSEIEIVKNYAKLPLIECYPGQLNQVFMNILSNAIDALEAGIDNGEITTIPQITIVTEVFDQEWVVIRIADNAMGMKEEVLHRIYDPFFTTKEVGKGTGLGMAISHQIVVDRHRGILKCRSQPGAGTEFWIQIPVTAINTNVQEHDSTISSPEPKIETSLPVTNELSPTPDADGFFASTTPILKPTDLLIRHAQLIRRLLQQNTDVKTSSPDQIYQMFQQYPISLKLYATLLAYLPTANPTHIDQ